GCGCGAGCTTCATCGCTTGCATGCGGTTTTTTCTACCTGCACGTTTTGTAAAAATACCATGACCAACATGTACGCGAGACATCGCTTTTGCATTCTCTTCGCTAAGCTCACTCCTTAGTGTTTCTAACCCGCCGGTGTGGTCGCCATGATTATGGCTTAAAATCACATCTTCCACATCGGACAAATCGATCCGCAAGTCTTGCGCATTTTGCAGTACCGTTCGCGGCCGATTGCCAGTATCAAACAGAATTTTTCGACCGTCTACTTCAACCAAAGCTGCATATCCCCACTCGCCAATACCACGATCCGCAAGCATGGTCGACAGCGTAGTGATTTTGAGTGATTTGACTTGGTGAGGTGTGTCATTTGCACCTGCTATAGGCACCATACTTAGCCAAGATAGGCAAAGTAGAAATAGGGGATGGATACGGCGCATGGAAATTCCTTTTGCGGATTTTAAATATAAGTATTGACGAAACTATCTGGATAGCGAATAAAAATCAACCTGTTACCATATAAGTCTAGAGTCAAATTAGTATAAATGGCCAAATGAACGGCAGATCAAATTTAAGGAGGAAACAACCAAAGTACCACTTTGAAAAGTTAATAAGTAAACATGTTCTCTTAATACACAAAAGTAACTTCGCCTTTGGTTTATCTCTGCCTCCTCAGCAAAAGGTGACGTTAAGCTCCATACCTAAAGCGCCTCTCTCGCTTTAAACTCAAGTACTTGGGCATTGATACAATAGCGGTCTTGACCCTTTGGCCCTTCATTTTTAAATACATGGCCTAAATGAATGCCGCTGCTTTTTGAACGTATTTCGGTTCTTATCATACCGTGGCTTAAATCTTTGTGGTACGTCACGCTGTTTTTTACTGGGTGGGTAAACGACAACCACCCTGTGCCTGAGTTAAACCTATCTCGGGTGTCAAAAAGGACTTTGCCGCTTAATTTATCGACAAATACGCCATCAGGTGTGTTTTTAAAGATATCGTACTGCTTGCAAAACGGTCTTTCTGTGCCTTTTTGAAAAGCAATGTCAAAAGCCTCTGAACGACCTAGTTTAAAAGCACCAAGTGCTTTGTAAAACGCTTCTCTCGCCATAAAGCCTTGGAAACCAAGTGACTCAATACCATTTTCAATAAATAAGATCGTTGGTGTCGCCCAAGTCGCTGTCTTAATCGTTAACCCTTCTAATTGATCTGCATAGCGAAAATGAAGTGGAATATCGCCTTGATAGTCATTTAGCACCTCTTTTTTTAATTTTTCGCAATAAGGGCAATAGCTTTTAGCATCAACAATCACAATATGTTTACCTTGGGCTAGTAAAGTGTTATCTATTTTATCTTTACTCGCCTTGTCAAAGGTCACTCCCGTGCTGTGATCTGGACAATACCCCTTGGGATTTTTGCTTAAATAATTCTGATGATACTCTTCCGCTGGATAGAATTTTCTGAGTGGCTTAATTTTGGTTTGTATATCGCCATAGCCTTGTTCAGATAACAAAAGTTGATACTGCGCTTTTAACGTGTGAGCCTTTTCGCTTTGCTGATCATCAGTATAGAGGATGATCGAACGGTACTGCGTTCCAACGTCATTACCCTGACGGTTTTTTTGGGTTGGATCATGACTTTCAAAATAGTATTTTAACAGCTCATTTGTGGTGATAAGATTTGCGTTATAAGTTACTTTTACCACCTCAGCATAGTTGTCTTCATCAAAGCGCCGACTCGATTTAATGATCTCTTTATAACTTGGCTTAAACCCTTTCCCGTCGGCATAGCCAGATTCAGCATCTATCACGCCTGTCATTTTTTCATAGCGTTTTTCTGGGCCCCAGAAACAACCAGAACCTAACACTACAGTTTTAATATGGTTACTCGCGCCATCCACTTTAGGCTTTGGCATATCCGTACCAGCGAGGGCTATTTCACCCACACTAGACATTATAATGAGCCCTATCGACGTGGCTATCTGTAATATTTTCATTACCATCCTCTCAATACTGTACGTTGCAACTAAGTATGGTTACCACTCCATACTTATTTGAACTTAATATGATTTACTGCGTATTAACTGAGACCGTTGGAAGTTATTTATCATTTCATCTAAAGTCGTTCATGATAGTAAAACTGTGTTTCAGCAAAACCGAAGACAAAGGAATAGGTGTGAGTAAAATAAGTGAGAATATCTATCAAAAATTAACTAATAGCGACGAGGCTCGTGCGTGTAAGGCGATTGACGAAAAGGCGTGTAAAGAAGTTCCTGGTAACTACGTGCTTATTTTATTGAGTCAGCTATTGAGTGCGTTGGGAGATGCCTTACTCAATCCAAAAATAACATTACCTTGGCTAATGCAATCACTTGGAGCTCCTGCTTATATGATTTCGGCTTTGGTGCCCATTCGCGAATCTGGTTCACTGATCCCCAATTGTTTATTGGCCAATGGGTGCGCAAGCACGCAAAGAGAAAGCACCTTTGGTCGCTCGGTGCACTTATTCAAGCCGCTTGTGTACTGCTCATGGCACTACTAGCATGGCAGCAAACTGAAAATCAATTATACGCTTGGTTGGTACTTGGGTTGCTGGCAATTTTTAGCATCGCCCGCAGCTTAAGTTCTGTATCGTCAAAAGATGTCATCGGTAAAACTATCCCTAAACAAAAGCGCGGTCAGCTTAGCGGCCAAGCTGCATCAGTCAGTGGGCTTATTACTGTTACGTTTGGTGTTGGACTTTTTATCGCTGCCACTCAGGTAAACAACGTCAATTTTGTGATCACACTTGTGCTTGCTGCTCTCTTTTGGCTGGTAGGCGCGTTGACGTTTTCAAAAATCAATGAGTACGAAGGAGCAACCGAGGGAGGTGAAAGCGGAATAGCTAAAATCAAACAGGACCTTGCGCTGTTAAAAATTGACCCAACACTCAAAAAGTTTATTCTAGCCCGTAGTTTACTGTTAAGCTCCGCGCTTATTCCGCCCTACTTCACCGTGATGGCGCAGCAGAATATTAGCGACGGTGCTTGGGTACTGGCAATCTTGTTAGCGGTGTCTGGACTTGCAAGTTTAGTCAGTGGCGCTTTTTGGGGTCGTCTTGCCGATCAATCAAGTAAACGCGTGATGATATATGGCGCAACTATCACTGTGGCTTGCACCGCAGTGCTACTGACAACTTCTTTATTTTATTCTTCATTACTCGAAAAAATGTGGTTTATTCCACTTTGCTATTTTGTTGTTGCTATCGCCCACCAGGGTGTGCGCGTGGGTCGAAAAACCTATGTTGTCGATATGGCTGAAGGAAACAAACGTACCAGTTATGTCACGCTCAGTAACACCATTATTGGCATCGTACTGTTATTGACGAGTGCACTTGGCGTGATTGCTTCGATATTTTCAATTAACGTGTTACTCGCACTCTACATTATGATCACGATATTAGGCATCGCCATGACAAGCCGCTTACCTAATGTCACTGAACGGTAAAACCTGTTACTTCACCGACAAATTGTGTCTAAATTTCTCCAAATGAGGTAAAACCGCCGCAATTTTAGTTATCTGAGGATAAAATTATGTCATTGACTACGCGTTTTTCTGCTTTAGCGCTGGCGGTTGCCAGTATGGCTTCTGCAAATGCCGCTGACTTTGAGTTCAATACCAAGCTTGCAAACGCTGATGCACTGGTAATTTTTCAAGCTGGCGAGAACCAAAGTAACTTAAAGTTCCTTGATAAAGACACTCGCAAGCAATTGGAACGTGCAATTGCTGCTGAAGACTTTAAAGGGGCGTATGGCAAAACGGTTGAAGTATTAGCGCCTGTAGACTCTGATTATAAGCGTATCTTCATTGTTGGTTTGGGTGATTCAGGCTTACTCAATGCGAGCAAAATGACCAAACTTGGTGGTAACCTGCACGCGAAATTCGAAGGTAAAAAGCTGGAGAATGTTGCGGTTGCATTCGAAGAAGTTGAGGGAGCGCTCTCAAATGCAGAACTAGCAGCACAATTTGCACATGGTGCAAACCTTCGTGACCACACCTTCGAAGTATACAAAAGAGAACCAAATACTGTTAACGTAAGCTATCACTTTGACGTTGCTGATAAGCAAGCAACGCAAGCTCAGTATAAAGCACTACAACACATTCAAGCTGGCGTATTTTTGGCACGTGACTTGACCTCTGAAGTCGCGACAGAAATGACGCCTGTAGACTTTGCAAAAGCAGCAAAGGAGCTTGAGCAGTATGGTGTTGAAGTAAAAGTATTAGCGCCTGCTGAACTTAAAGAGCTTGGCATGGGCGCACTTGAGGGCGTTGGCCGTGGTAGCGAACATGGCTCACGATTAGTTGTTGCGCATTATAAAGGTAACAACGACACACCAATTGCACTGGTTGGTAAAGGTATCACTTTCGATTCAGGTGGTTATAGCATCAAAACCGGCGCTTCTATTGCGCGCATGAAATCTGATATGGCGGGCGCGGCTGCCGTGCTTGGAACAGTAAAAGCAATGGCACTGAGCAAAGCAGACGTAAACGTGGTCGCTGTGATGGGTATGGCGGCAAATATGGTGTCTCAATATGCAATCGCACCGGGTGATGTGCTACGTACTGCAGAAGGTATTAGCGTAGAAGTTGTAAACACTGATGCTGAAGGTCGTTTGGTGCTATCTGATGCCATGTGGTACGCACGTAAACAGTACAGCCCTGAGATCATGATTGACGTCGCGACATTAACTGGCTCTAAAATACGTGCTGTTGGTAACGAATATTCAGCGATTTTCTCTGAGGATGATAGCTTAATTACAGAATTTACCAACGCTGGTAAAATTGTGAACGAAAACGTCTGGCGTCTACCGCTTGGCTATAAAGACAAGCTAAAATCAGACATCGCTGATTTCCAAAACGTAGGTTCTGGTGGCCCTGGAGCCACAACTGCCGCGACTTTCCTACAGCAATTTGCTGGCGACACTCGTTGGGTTCATATCGATATCGCAGGTAATGCACTATCAAGCTCAGCCAAGGACGAAGTCCCAACCGGTGGTACGGGTTATGGCGTTCGCCTACTAAGCCAATGGCTATTAACTGGTAAATAACGAATAATTATCCCTAAATTTGAAGCCGTGTTTAAACACGGCTTTTTTGTAACTGCAATAAAACGGCAACTGATAGCAATAACTTCGTTTCAATTGCGAGGTGTGTTATAAGAAACATAACGTTTACTAAAGCAACCAACTGTTATTGCCTATGTCCGATGTGAGTTGTTACCTATTAGGTGAGCAAGCGATTGTTGTGGATGCAATGTGTTTGCCTGATAGCAACCCCCCAATTAATCAAAGATTGTTCGCCCTCAAGAAATGGCTAGATAATAGCGGTGATTTTATTGATGTGGTACCCGCTAAGTCTTCAGTCACCGCCTATTTAAAAGAATCCAGTAAAGCCACTACATGGCAACACAAGATCCTAACGCATTGGCAAGACTTAGAAATCGCAGAGGTAAAGCCAACGCACCACGAGATTGAGGTGTTTTACGGCAAAGAATTCGGTCAGGATTTTGAACGCGTCACGAGTGAATTACAACTGACACCAAGACAGCTTATCGAACTGCACTCAAGCGTTGATTATCAAGTACAATTTATTGGCTTCTTACCCGGTTTTGCTTACTTGTCAGGGTTACCAACCTCGCTTCAATTACCCCGAAAATCCACACCAATTACCAAAGTCCCTAAAGGCAGTATTGCCATTGCAGACAGCTACAGTGCAATTTACCCGAGCCAATCTCCCGGTGGCTGGCATTTACTTGGACAAACCAATACTACGCTATTTGACCCAAATTCTGCATCAGCAAGCTTGCTGCAACCGGGAGATATCGTGCGTTTTGTGGAGAAATCATGCTAGAAGTTATTAAATCAGGGCCACTTTCAACTATTCAAGACATTGGCCGCCAAGGACTTCGCCACTTAGGAGTAAGTCAAGCAGGTGTCCTTGACCCCGTCGCACTCAAGCTTGCAAATACACTACTATCGAATAACGACGATACCGCAGCTATTGAAGTGACTATTGGCTTATGCGAGTTTCGCTTCCATGCACCCACTAACTTTGTTATTGCAGGGGCAGATCTCAATGCGTGTTTAAACGGTGAAGCGGTATACCCTTGTTGGCGCAACAGTGTTAAAGCTGGAGATAAACTTACATTTAAACAAAATCGCGATGGCTTACGCGCTTATTTGGTCGTCGAAGGTGGTTTTACCAATATAGACAAGCTGCTTGGGAGTTATTCAACCGATCTCATGGCAGGCTTTGGGGGAATAAGCGGCCGAGCGCTAAAGCAAGGTGACAAGCTGAGCTATACACCAAGCACTGCCAAAGACTCTGTTGGTGGATTACAGCCCAGCTACGAAAAGCTTATTCACTTTATCCCAGGCCCGCACCTTGAGTTAATTTCCAAAAATACACTGAGTGTGTTGAACGACACCATTTGGAAAGTAAATCCCAGCAGTAATCGCATGGGCATACGCCTTGGTGGCCATAGCAGCCTAGCGCACGACCAGAGTATCGCAACACAAGCGGTCCACCCGGGAGTTATTCAGCTGCCTCCCAGTGGAGAACCCATTATTTTATTGAATGACTGCCAAACCACAGGCGGTTATCCAATTATTGGTACCATCATTCAAGCCGATATGCGTCACTTAAGCCAATTGGGCGCGGGTGATTGTATCCATTTAAAATCAACATCCCTTACAGATGCAGCAAAGGAATCTCACCGAGTAAAGGCGCATCTCAATCAGCTAAGGTTAGCGCTTAAAAATAAAGAACAACAAAATGACTGAGCTAAATCTCCTTCCCCTTTCGGGCATTGCCGTGATTGTTATTGGCTTTGCACTGAGGTTTAATCCCTTATTAGTCGTCACTTCGGCAGGTTTGGTCACCGGTTTTGCCGTCGGGATCGACTTTATTGACTTAATTGCCACCTTTGGCGAAAAGTTTATGAACTCTCGCCAGCTTGCGAGTTTTTTACTTATCTTACCCGTGATCGCAATTTTAGAACGCTACGGCTTACAGCAACGGGCTAAAGCTTGGGTTGCGGGCATAAAAGGGGCGACCACGTCTCGCATTTTAAGTATGTATTTTGTTGTCCGTGAGTGTTCCGCAGCACTGGGGTTAATCAATTTAGCAGGCCAAGCTCAAACCGTTAGGCCACTGCTAGCTCCGATGGCGATAGGCGCTGCGGCGAACCAATACGGCGACTTGCCACAAGATGTAAAAGACATGATAGGCGCACACGCTGCCGCCTGCGATAATATTGCCGTCTTCTTTGGTGAAGATATTTTTATCGCCTTTGGTGCTGTGCTACTCATGGATGCCTTTCTAAAGGAAAACGGCATTACGGGGATTGAACCGCTGCATATCGGACTTTGGGCAATACCGACGGCAATTGCAGCGCTCATTGTTCATCTCTTCCGTTTAGCGCGATTTGAAGCAAAGATACGGGCAGAAATTGTGCGCTGTCAGCAGCAACAAAGCGACAAAGACAAAGCGCCTAGCAATACAAATTCGGTGCTAAAGGAGGAATCATTATGAGCTTAGTGAACACTTCTGATGCGCAATCCAGCCTACTTTCAATTGACAACATCTATTTATTGATTGGTTTTATTGTCATGTTTTTGGTAGTAAAAACGCTACAAGATAAGGCCCATCCCAAGCGTCTCACCACCGCTCTATTTTGGTTTTTATTTGGTTCTGTTTTTATCTTTGGTGATGCCTCTATCGCCTTGATTGGCGAGCGAAACACCTATTTGTGGATTGGCGTCAACGTGGTGATAATCGCACTGCTTGCCGGTATGAATATGGTGTCCATGGGAAATTATGATATGCCGTGCGAACGAGCCAAAACAGAAGATGCTAATCGGTTTGGTAATAAATTGTTTGTTCCCGCCGTACTTATTCCAATCGTTACTGTGATCTGTACTATCATCTTAAGCGACATTCAGCTCGGCGATTTTTATCTATTCGATCAGGATCACGTAACGCTTTCAGCACTGACACTCGCTTGCACCATCGCTTTGCTGGTGAGCTGGAAGATAACCAAAGGCAGTCCTCTACAAGCACTTTCTGAATCTCGTCGCTTGGTCGACTCAATAGGCTGGGCAGCGATATTGCCACAGATGCTAGCAATGCTTGGCGGCGTATTTATCGTCTCCAACACAGGTACTGCTATCCAAGACTTAGTGACATTGTTTATTTCGCCAGATAACCGTTTTATGCTCGTTGTACTGTATTGTGTGGGCATGGCACTCTTTACCATGATTATGGGCAATGCTTTTGCCGCATTTCCGGTAATGACGGCGGGTATTGCGCTGCCATTTTTGATCCAAGGGCATGGCGCTGATCCTGCACCGCTCGTCGCAATTGGCATGTATTCGGGTTATTGTGGAACACTGATGACACCGATGGCCGCCAACTTCAACATCGTGCCAGCGGCACTGTTAGATTTAAAAGATAAGTACCAAGTCATTAAAGTGCAAATACCAACCGCTATAACGTTATTGGTGATTAATATTTTTCTTATGTACGGAGTCGTTTTTTAATGTCCAGTTACAGTAAACCTTGTGTCCTCGTTACTGGGTTCACCCCATTTGGTGGTGAGTCCATCAACCCTTCATGGCAATTAGCTCAGCTATTAGAAGGTGAAACCATAGAAGGCCACCTGATCCACACTAAAGAGTTACCTTGCGAGTTCGATAAAAGTATTGAGTCTTTAACAAAAGCAATTGATAAGTATCATCCAAGCGTGGTTATTTGTTTAGGTCAAGCTGGTGGACGCTGTGATATCTCCATCGAACGCATCGCGATTAACATCAACGATGCCAGAATAGCTGACAACGCGGGAAACCAGCCGATAGACACACCGGTCGTCACACACGGACCCGATGCTTACTTTGCCTCTTTACCAATAAAAAGTATGCTAAGTAGTGCGCTTCAGGCGGGGGTTCCTGCGAGTATTTCTAATACTGCGGGCACTTACGTGTGCAACCATGTGATGTATGGATTACTGCACTATCTTAGTACACATGACTTAGCGTGCCGTGGTGGCTTTGTGCATATCCCATACTTGCCCTCCCAAGCGGCGCACCACCCTGGTGCACCCAGTATGGACATTGACACCCTAGTTAAAGGAATAAAAATCCTATTAACCGGTGCCATCACACAAAAGCAAGATATTAAGCTGGTCGCTGGAACGACACACTAATAAGCAATGCCCCACAATGGTGCAGGATTGCACCATTGCACATCACAAAAAATTCACATTTTCTCTATTTCATTGTGTGACTTATCAAATTATTTTTGGTAGAACTTAAACTATCTCATGGTAACTATGCTTCCGTGAGCAATAATAATTTGTTGATATTATCAACACATCAATAGGAATGAGGAAATATGTGTTCAATTTTCGGCGTACTTGACATCAAGACCGATCCCCTTGCACTTCGCGAGCAAGCGATCGAAATGTCAAAAAAACTAAGACACCGTGGCCCCGACTGGTCAGGGGTCTATTCAAGTGAAAAAGCCATTTTAGTTCATGAGCGTTTGGCAATTGTCGGCGTTTCTAGCGGCGCACAACCATTATTTAACCCTGAAAAAACACATATTTTGGCGGTAAATGGTGAAATTTATAATCATAAAGAGCTTGCAAGAGCACTGACCGTTCCATTTGAATTTCAAACAGAGTCAGACTGTGAAGTGATCTTGGCGCTATACAAGCAAAAAGGCCCTGAGTTTTTAGATGATCTCAATGGAATTTTTGCATTTTGTTTGTACGATGAAACGGAAGATGCTTTTTTAATTGGTCGTGACCACATCGGTATTATTCCACTTTACACTGGCCGTGATCAAAGCGGTAACCTCTATGTCGCCAGCGAAATGAAAGCGCTCACACCTATTTGTACACAAATTGAAGAGTTTCCTCCTGGCCATTATTGGTATTCAAAAGAAGGGGGTCCAAGAGAGTATTACCAACGCGACTGGCAAGCGTTTAGTGCTGTAAAAGACAATGAAGCAAGCCCCGAAGCGGTTAAAAATGGGCTAGAAGCTGCTGTAAAACGCCAATTGATGTGCGATGTGCCCTATGGCGTCTTGTTGTCTGGTGGGCTGGATTCTTCTGTGATTTCCGCTATCACACAAAAATTTGCTGCAAAGCGAATCGAAGACGATGGCGCATCAGACGCATGGTGGCCAAAACTTCACTCATTTTCAATTGGCTTGGAAGGATCACCCGATCTTGCAGCAGCACAAAAGGTAGCAGACAAAATCGGCACGGTTCACCACCCCATTCACTTTACCGTACAGCAAGGTATCGATGCGCTTAAAGAAGTGGTTTATCACCTAGAGACCTATGATGTCACAACCATTCGTGCCTCTACCCCTATGTATCTTATGGCACGCTACATTAAAGCAATGGGCATTAAAATGGTACTATCAGGCGAAGGGGCCGATGAACTATTTGGTGGCTATTTGTATTTCCACAAAGCACCAAATGCTGAAGAATTTCACAACGAGCTAAATCGAAAGGTCTCGAAACTGCATATGTTTGATTGCTTACGTGCAAATAAGTCAATGGCGGCTTGGGGTGTCGAAGCGCGCGTTCCCTTCTTAGATAAAGAATTTGTCGATATTGCCATGCGCACTAATCCAGACTACAAAATGTGTAAAGATGGCCGTATCGAAAAACACGTTATCCGCGAGGCGTTTGATGGTTATTTACCCGGTGACGTATTGTGGCGCCAAAAAGAGCAGTTTTCTGATGGCGTAGGCTATAGCTGGATTGATTCACTGAAAGAATATGTCAGTAAGCAAGTGAGCGATTCGGATCTTGAAAACGCTCACTACCGCTATCCAATCAATACACCGGATAGCAAAGAAGCCTATTACTATCGCACCATTTTTGAGTCGCATTTCCCAGGAGAAGCGGCTGCCAAGTGTGTTCCTCACGGCAAGTCTGTGGCGTGTTCAACACCCGAAGCGCTGGCTTGGGACGAGTCGTTCCAACGTAATGCCGATCCATCAGGTCGCGCAGCAAGCTCACACAACGAAGCGTATAATCAAAAATAAACAAGTAAAAAGGGACAATGGTCCCTTTTTTACTTTCCTTCAGTATGAGTTAAATAAAACGCTTAATAATAAAGTCGACTTTCACACGTTTAGCCTGACCAAGGAGCTTTTTAACTGGTGCAGGATAATCCGCTAACGTCTCTAGATCATCGTGGCTTTCAATGCGACGGCAATGCTTTAAGATCTCTTGCTTTTCTAACTCGATTTGAGACAACAATGCTTTGTCGGGATCTTCTATTAGAATGCCATTTTCAATATCTAACCCCCACGCTCTTGGGTTGAGGTTATGACCACTCATCAAATGCGTATTGCCATCTTTGCTCACGCCCTTCAAGTGGAACGAGTTGTTGCCATCTTGCCACAGATACACATCCAGTAACCCGGCAGTGATGAAGCGGCGTTGCGACTTGATAAATTTATACAAAATGGTTTCGTACAAATAAGGGAGTGCACCAATTCGGCTAAATGGCTGCTCTGGACTGATATAAAAATCATTTGCCGTTTTATCCCCCACCACTATTGTCACCTTTCTACCTGTTTTCAGTAAGCGACGTAACGAACGAAGAAGAGGTGCCGGAAAATTGAAGTAAGGGGTGTAAAGGACCAACTCTTGTTCTGTGGTATCGAAAAGCGCCTTAATAAGACGGTTTAGCTTATTAGTTCTGCGACCAAAACCTAAAAATGGACGCACCGTTAGACCATCTCTGCTGTTCGCCTTTGAAATATCATAACTGGCCTTTTTCAACTGTTTCATCAGCTGTTTTTG
The sequence above is a segment of the Pseudoalteromonas piscicida genome. Coding sequences within it:
- the pssA gene encoding CDP-diacylglycerol--serine O-phosphatidyltransferase; the protein is MAFWQNTPGFGLSAQDCEVLTDAKQYHQTLLQLISQAKTRIYITALYLQDDEAGREILHALHQAAQQNPDLTVKVLVDFHRAQRGLIGAEKSEGNAKLYCDLKEQLGTQVEVYGVPVKAKELFGVLHLKGFVIDDILLYSGASLNNVYLHHDEKYRLDRYFVIQQAQLADSFCHFTDQVLIASDAVPRLDIRPLPTLVDIRTEQKQLMKQLKKASYDISKANSRDGLTVRPFLGFGRRTNKLNRLIKALFDTTEQELVLYTPYFNFPAPLLRSLRRLLKTGRKVTIVVGDKTANDFYISPEQPFSRIGALPYLYETILYKFIKSQRRFITAGLLDVYLWQDGNNSFHLKGVSKDGNTHLMSGHNLNPRAWGLDIENGILIEDPDKALLSQIELEKQEILKHCRRIESHDDLETLADYPAPVKKLLGQAKRVKVDFIIKRFI